The Aerococcaceae bacterium DSM 111021 region ATTTTTCTTTAGTTACAGAACTCATTTCGTGATTACTATTTAATAAAGTATCATCAATATCTAAGACAAGCATTTTGTATGACATAAATACACTCCTTAATTAATCTCTTTATTTAACTCCCCTATAAAGTAACAAATAATAGTTTACTCTCTTTTATCAAGTTAAATCAGACATATTGTACCATATTTTATGCTCTTTAATGAGAATATAACAAATTTTATCATTTAATTTTTACATAAACCCTATTGTCAAAACGATGACAAAATATGACAATAGAACTACTTCTTTATTAAAGCTTGAACTTTCAGTATAATCAAAAATAGATATTTAAATAGAAATAATGAGGTGTCCTATGACAAATCGTGTACATATAATTTGCCATCCTGAAGCTGGCGGAGGAAATGGCAAAATCGTATTAAAAAAACTTCATGCTGAATTAGATAGTTTTCAAATGGAATATATAACTTATCTAACTGATTATTCAACTCACGCTGAAATTTTAACTGAACAATTAGTCAACCGTGGTCATAAAGAATATGACTCATACTTAATGGTTGTCGGTGGAGACGGTACATTGCATGAAGTGGTTCAATCTTTATTAAAGAATAATAAACTTATTCCCGTTACGTTTATTCCGGCTGGAACGGGTAATGATTTTTACAGAAACTGGCAAAAAAACCACTCAATTAGAGAGATTATTGAAACGATGTTATTCTCTGATTCACCAGTATCAATCCCAATTTTCACTTATAAAAATCTCATCACTGAGCGTCAAGGTCTTATTTTAAATAACATGGGATATGGATTTGATGCTGAGGCAAATTTCCGTGCGCAGAATCTTTTAGATAACTCCTTTCTGAATAAATTTGGTCTTAGAAAACTATCTTACTTAATTGGTCTACTAGTTAGCTTACCTAATATTCGTCATTTTGACGTCTCTGGTGAAATCGATAATCATCAATTTCATTATAATGATGTCAGCTTAGCTACGATTATGAATTCGCCGACATTAGGCGGTGGGATTAACATTGACCAACTTACAAAGCCAGAAAATAATGAAATAGCTCTTGTAATATATCACGAAATAAAATGGTCTTCGATATTCGATATATTAGCTAAAGTGTTAGTCACTAACAAAACGTATGAATCTAAAAATATTGACCGCTTTACTGGTCAGAATCTTAGATTAAGCATTACTGATCCAATAAGGGGTCACGTAGATGGAGAGGTGATACCTGAAATGCCTGTTAATATTGAGGTAACCTTATCATCTTATCCATTTTATTTACCTAAATAAAAGGAGTTGGATTTAAAAGTTATGAACGAAATTTTACAAAATAAATGGTTAGATACAAATCTGATTAAAGATATCCAAGCAACACAACCTGTCTTTTGGGAGAATGAACTTAAGATTCCGTTTGATGAAGCGGTTGAAAAGGTAGAATATTCAAAAAAAGATGTTGATAAAGCTGAGGCACGTTTAAAACGGTTTGCTCCTTTCATTAGCAAAGCTTTCCCTGAAACAGCTATTAATAATGGTTTGATTGAATCAAACTTTACTGAAATTAATACAATGAAAGAGTTCATAGAAGATACATATGACATAAATATTAGTGGGAAACTACTATTAAAACGTGATGATACATTGCCAATTGCTGGTACAATTAAAGCTCGTGGTGCCATCTATGAAGTATTAAAACATGCTGAAAATCTTGCTTTAGAAAACGGCTTACTTGAGTCAACTAAGGACAATTATGAGCAGTTCTTAAATGAAGAATTCAATGATTTTTTTAGCCAACATAAAATCATGGTTGGAACGACAGGTAATTTAGGTATCAGTGTCGGTGTCATGGGTGCGAAATTAGGCTTTAATGTAACTGTTCATATGTCTACTGAAGCTAAGCAATGGAAAAAAGATTTACTACGCTCTAGGGGTGTGAATGTCGTTGAACATCAAACTAACTTTACAGAAGCAGTCACTCAAGGTAGAGCTGAATCTCAAAATGATCCATCATACTTTGTCGATGATGAACATTCTATTGAATTATTCTTTGGCTACACAGTTGCTGGGAATCGATTAGCCAAACAACTAGAAGATGCAAATATCAAAGTAGATTCTGAGCATCCCCTGTTTGTGTATTTACCTTGTGGGATTGGCGGAAGTCCTGGTGGTATTAGTTTTGGTCTTAAACAAATTTATGGAGATAATGTTCACTGTATTTTTGCAGAGCCAACTCAAATGCCTTCTATGCTATTAGGTTTGGCTACGCGAGAATTTGATGGTGTTACTGTTGATGACTTTGGTATTGAATCACGAACAATAATGGATGGCTTAGCCGTCCCTCGAACATCTGGGCTTATCTCACGCATAATGCAATATTACTTTGATGGTGGCTACACTATTACTGAGCATGAGTCGATGCGTTTATTAGCCAAAATGATTGATTTAGAAGCTATTTCTTTAGAACCTGCTGCATTAGCTGGTGTTGTCGGTGTAGCTCGAATGCTAACGACAGAATCTGGTCAAGAATTTTTAACTAAGCATCAACTCCATTCTAAATTGGAGAATGCTACACATATCGCTTGGGCCACAGGCGGCAGTATGGTTCCGGATGTTGATATGCAAGCTTTCTATTTACAAGGTAAGGATGTAGACAATATCTAATTAGAATTAAATCCCATAAGGCATTCATTTATTTGATTA contains the following coding sequences:
- a CDS encoding D-serine ammonia-lyase, translated to MNEILQNKWLDTNLIKDIQATQPVFWENELKIPFDEAVEKVEYSKKDVDKAEARLKRFAPFISKAFPETAINNGLIESNFTEINTMKEFIEDTYDINISGKLLLKRDDTLPIAGTIKARGAIYEVLKHAENLALENGLLESTKDNYEQFLNEEFNDFFSQHKIMVGTTGNLGISVGVMGAKLGFNVTVHMSTEAKQWKKDLLRSRGVNVVEHQTNFTEAVTQGRAESQNDPSYFVDDEHSIELFFGYTVAGNRLAKQLEDANIKVDSEHPLFVYLPCGIGGSPGGISFGLKQIYGDNVHCIFAEPTQMPSMLLGLATREFDGVTVDDFGIESRTIMDGLAVPRTSGLISRIMQYYFDGGYTITEHESMRLLAKMIDLEAISLEPAALAGVVGVARMLTTESGQEFLTKHQLHSKLENATHIAWATGGSMVPDVDMQAFYLQGKDVDNI